One region of Diabrotica undecimpunctata isolate CICGRU chromosome 6, icDiaUnde3, whole genome shotgun sequence genomic DNA includes:
- the LOC140444351 gene encoding uncharacterized protein, whose protein sequence is MKGGKASLRNVNTEIKRTRRADKQQYYHNIYKEIESHNQNNQPRYLFRKRRHIERDLKARTWAFEDHTGILRTNREDIAETWKLFCQDLYKDDQRQELVHQTPEEIKEEPNILENEIRLAISNLKYNKAPGSDMITAEMLKATEETGIELLYLLCYKIWHAKQWPDD, encoded by the coding sequence ATGAAAGGGGGAAAAGCCAGTTTAAGAAATGTCAACACAGAAATAAAACGCACACGCAGGGCTGATAAACAACAATATTATCACAATATATACAAAGAAATTGAGAGCCACAATCAAAACAATCAGCCAAGATATCTATTTAGAAAAAGACGACACATAGAAAGAGACTTAAAAGCCAGAACTTGGGCCTTTGAAGACCACACGGGAATCCTGAGAACCAACAGAGAAGATATAGCAGAGACATGGAAATTATTTTGCCAGGATTTATATAAAGATGATCAACGCCAGGAACTTGTTCACCAAACTCctgaagaaatcaaagaagaaccTAACATACTCGAGAATGAAATAAGACTGGCAATCAGTAACCTTAAGTACAACAAAGCACCGGGTTCAGATATGATAACAGCAGAAATGCTAAAAGCTACAGAAGAAACCGGAATAGAATTGCTTTACTTGCTCTGTTACAAAATATGGCATGCCAAGCAATGGCCTGACGACTGA
- the LOC140444350 gene encoding UNC93-like protein MFSD11 codes for MGNIQKTIIDSIKKDTSFEENGYYSQAISSAFFSVFTWAVPSVIHSFGLKLTLCLGALLNVLFILQFLLEKVWILYVFCGLAGFGSALLGAAVGNYVSLNSSENSINRNTAIFTIIASFNMITGNIIVMCGFSGHSEINKHTRILVLAIFAGVSAIGLIVFLFLPKHQKEEKSKDISDSGAVQSFLEALKLSITKNMLLLGIIFMYGGIFYGFMNGIYSSALGFTQNLPNPKQLVGLSGIFVGIGEIFGGSIVTIFRKKVVALGRNVLTGIACSLHSLSFILIFINLPNNSPFGDTTDKAMIESNAVLAMFCSFLLGLGDCIYVNVIFSLIGTIYSENSGTAFSILQFFVGIASVINFVTAEYVGMYYQLATLFILGIIGTTSLITVNISSKKNKIMENKSKTEISQ; via the coding sequence ATGGGCAATATTCAAAAAACTATCATTGATAGTATAAAGAAGGACACGTCGTTTGAGGAAAATGGGTATTATAGCCAGGCCATAAGTAGCGCTTTTTTTTCTGTGTTCACTTGGGCAGTGCCATCAGTGATTCACAGTTTTGGTTTAAAACTGACTTTGTGCTTAGGTGCTCTGTTAAATGTTTTGTTCATATTACAATTCTTGCTAGAAAAAGTGTGGATTTTGTATGTGTTTTGTGGTTTAGCAGGCTTTGGTTCAGCTTTATTAGGAGCAGCAGTAGGTAATTATGTGTCTCTAAATTCTTCAGAAAATAGCATAAATAGAAATACTGCTATATTCACGATCATTGCGAGTTTTAATATGATAACCGGAAATATAATTGTTATGTGTGGATTTAGTGGACACAGTGAAATAAACAAACATACTCGTATATTAGTGTTAGCAATATTCGCAGGAGTTAGTGCAATAGGGTTAAtagtgtttttatttcttcctaaaCATCAAAAGGAGGAAAAGAGTAAAGATATTAGTGATTCTGGAGCAGTACAGTCGTTTTTAGAAGCACTTAAGTTATCTATTACCAAAAATATGTTACTATTAGGCATCATTTTTATGTATGGAGGAATATTTTATGGATTTATGAATGGAATTTACTCCTCTGCACTAGGTTTTACGCAGAACCTTCCCAACCCTAAGCAATTGGTTGGCTTATCCGGAATATTTGTAGGTATCGGAGAAATATTTGGAGGCAGCATAGTAACTATTTTTCGCAAAAAAGTGGTTGCCTTAGGTCGAAATGTCTTGACAGGAATTGCATGTTCTTTGCATAgcttaagttttatattaattttcattaatcTTCCAAATAATTCTCCATTTGGAGATACGACTGACAAAGCTATGATAGAAAGTAATGCAGTTCTTGCCATGTTTTGTTCATTTCTCTTAGGGCTTGGAGATTGCATATACGTAAATGTTATATTTAGCTTAATAGGAACAATTTATTCTGAAAATTCTGGAACAGCTTTTTCGATCTTACAATTTTTTGTTGGTATTGCATCAGTTATTAATTTTGTTACTGCTGAATATGTAGGAATGTATTACCAACTTGCAACTTTGTTTATATTAGGGATAATAGGTACTACGAGCCTTATAACAGTAAACATTTCTAGCAAGAAAAATAAGATAAtggaaaataaaagcaaaactgaAATTTCTCAATAA